A window of Falco cherrug isolate bFalChe1 chromosome 14, bFalChe1.pri, whole genome shotgun sequence genomic DNA:
AAAcccaatttttttgttttctggtttatgGCGGGATGAGCAACAAAGGTCTTTTGTAGAACCAGGGCTCCCTCTGCTGCTAACGTGGAAATAAGCGCCAAAACCGTCCTTGAAATCCACAGAAAACGCCCTCCTGAAATAGACCCCGACTTTACATTTATCATGGTATAAACATGCTTCTCAGGCTACCTGGATAGATGCAAGGTTTTCAGGCAGGACCGAGAGGCTGCCATTTGGAGCATGCAGCATGGAGAGTTccaaaggaaattaattccaCTCCACTAACTGTCTGCATTCACTGCACGAGTTCTTAATTAAACAAGCACTAAGATacattttgttactttttaaaactagGCCAGAAATACTCGGTAATACAACTTTATAGAAACCTCTGTTTTTAGGAAGTTGTGGCTTATTTATCCTGTTGGGGTTCAGGTTGTTTCTTTGGTTAAAGTATGGGTGAGAAACATACAGACTTAAAGAACGTGTGACTGACCAACAGTAAAAGCTGACATGTGAGATGTCAAAGCCACTCATTTAATGTGACTGAGGCTATGAAACAAGTGTGTTGACAATAGCCACTTTGTACCTGGTCTGATCAAGGCCAgtaccccacccccccaccccccgtgaGCTTCCCATGCTGTGAAGAGACCCTGGCCCTGGCTGAGGGGCATGGAGCCGtatcatttcacatttttttcagtcccGATGGCCAGCTGTGGATTGCACTTGGAAGCAGCTGTCACAGCACAGTACACTATTTCTTGGGGAGTCCAGAGGAGCAGCGCTCAGGGAAATACCAGTCCATGTTGCACAGGCGGGAAGCTTAACCAGATCGTGCCCCTGCACACACGCTTTTTTTTGAGGAAATCAGAGGACCTACAGGAGACACACAGCTGAAGCGCTGTCAGTCCAGGGTCAGTGGTGATGATAACAGTAGTAGCCTACAATGATACAGATACCTACCAAACCAAAGCTGTTTCTATCAGCCTAGCAGCAGCTCGCCTGGCATAGCGTACCCATCCTGCACTGAGTTGTGACAGAAACAGAACCAGAGCACGAACTGCCCCGACCCAGCCCGGTTCAGACTCCTGGTATCGGCAGCTTTCCAGAAGGGGCTGCGATTTCCCGCCCTTTCTCCTCACAGCATCACCACTGCCAGCTATactgtgctggggaagggagcGGCGCGCAGGCTCGCCAGCCTGGCAGGCCGGGACATTGCGCAGACAAGGTAAGCCCACgcaccagcagctggggcagcaccGCCAACTGCTGCGTGGAGCGGAGCTGAGGAGAGCCGGGGGCCAGGGCGCAACCCCCAGCCGCAGGGTAGGGCCGGTAACCGCCGCCATGTTCCCCAGGCCCCAGGCCGGGAAGGCGGTGGCGCCTCGAgagggcggggccgggccccagggcagccccgccccgcgcccggcaGCGCGTTCGACGGTGGATTGGTAGGGCCTGGCGCGGCGCGCGGGCGCGGTACGGTGCCGGCGCTGCGGCTGCGCGGCCGCCCCTCAGCCATGGCGGACGAGGAGCTGGAGGCGCTGCGGCAGCAGCGGCTGGCCGAGCTGCAGGCCAAGCACGGGGTAAGGCGGGCTGCCCGCCCCCGGCCGTGCCGCTGCCTGCTGACGCCGGGCCGGGACCGGGCGGGATCCCTCCGGCTGCGGCAGGGCCTGTCCCGCCGCCCGTGCCGCTCCCGGGCCTGTGCGGCGGCCGCCTCGCAGGGACGCGGGGGAGCAGCGGGGGTGCGGGCGCGCCTTGGGGGGGCCGCGCCGTGAgggggccggggagcggggccggggagcAGGGATCGGCCCGACATGCCCGCTGCTGTGCCGGGAGCCGCCGAGGGCAGCCCCGGTGCCTGGCGCTCGGCGAGGGGCAAGGACCGGCCGGGCCCCTCCGCCCCGCTCCAGCCACGGGAGCGGCCGGAGCCGCCATCGCCTTCGGGGCGCTTCGGAcctgcccctgctgccagccctgcgtACCCCGGCTGCTGCCCGCGGCTCGGCGCATAGGTGTTCAGGCCTGCCCCGACCTTTTTCCTCACCACTCAGTTTTGTGGAATACCTTCACCAGGGTTTTCAGTTGTCTCTCTTTCCAGAGCAGAGGTGTATCAGTCTATTCCGTTGTTCCTGTGAAGGGATCTTTCATACCTATGATCAGCCCAGTTTCCTCTCTCTGTATGGTTTCCCATTCAGCTTTCATGCCTTGAAATGTTGCCTATACAATTTGAGGTGCAGATTCAAcctaaacttcatttttttcctctttttttattatttgcttctAGTCATCTCGGCTGCCTGTACTAGCCCCAAAATACCATGCTAggaatgtgttttcttcttttgtattgATAAATACAAAGCATTACATAGAATTTCCTTTGTCCTTAGCTTACTTCAATgggtttaaaatgttttttgtctgtgtttcagaaatttGGGAAAGTTTATTATCTTAGACTTAATGGGAAGGCCTCTTATGTCCAAACCTACAACAATCTGTGGAATGATCCAGTAGCACTAGCCATCACGCTAGGTTGTGTTACTGCTTTGTGAGGAAGGCATAGTATGGTGTATTTATTTGCTAGAgcagcagatttatttttaggatCTCATCTGTGGTCAGGCAGGGTTTAGCAGGCAGGTTTAGCTTACACTGACTCTGCTGGAATACTTAAACTTACTGTCCTGTGTGGAATGTTTTTGGATGATCATATTTATTCTGATCTCATTCTTCAGGATCCTTCTGGTGATCCATCGCAACAGGAAGCAAAACAGAGGTATGAGAACTATTGACTTCCAGTCTAACATCTAGTCATTTTGAACCTTTTACTTTAATTTAATGAAAGGATAGCTAAAATCTGATTGATCCAAGTGTGGCTCCCAAGCCACGACTATGTTAGGATGTCTAGAACAGAGCTGTCAGGCTGAACCCTGACTGGGGTGGGAGGGCATGGGGGAAAACAGCAGTAGCAGCTTGTTTTCACTTTGGGACTCAGCTGAGTGCAATAACCTCATGACCCTTAGTGATATAATAGGATGTTTTGGGGAAGCATCCTCACTCCCACTGTTATCTGCTTCTGGAACATGGAAAACCCTTGGCTTTCAGGGTTGGTCAGGGCTGGTCATATAAGATCTCGAAGGCTGGCAGAACTCTTTCCAAACTGGAGTTTTGTCCAAGTGATGAGTTTGGATTTGGCTCTCTTAGCACAATGGGAACATGCTTTACTAGTTGATTTTTCTGGGACATCTGTTGTGGGtagaaatatgaaacaaaaggaTTTGTGTCAGAGCCTAGTGTTATGTTTAGCATCTGTTCCaagtggaaaactgaaaataagtgTTCAAAGAGGTAGACTTTGCACACAGTCAAAGTTTGTATTCACTGAAATGCATAAACTACAATTCCAGTTTTGCAAATACTTAGATACTTTAAGTATATAAAGACTTACTCCATAACGATGTTTAGTTCTGTCTTGCAATCACATGGTCTATTCCTTATGCCTGCTCTACCAAACACTGCCTTTGGTTGAATTCCACATGGAACTGAATACAGAATCTTCACAGTGGGTAGCATGCCTTTTGTCTTGAAGATGTAAtaataaacaggaagaaagcGTAAGTAGTAAATTCCATCTTGATTTCTTGGAAGGTGTTGTCAGCTATGTAATTTTGTCAACATACATAAAGCTACTCATGACAAAATGCTATAAAAGAAATCATGTAAATGTAAGTAATTAAGTCTTCTGTAGAGTTTACTGTTTTGTGCATATTATTTTAGGTATTTGAAATCCCACTTCTAATGTGTGGTTGATTTTTCATTACAGGGAAGCAGAGATAAGAAATACTATTTTAGCTCAAGTTCTTGATCAAGCAGCTCGTGCAAGATGTAAGTATCCAAttaaatttctaataaaaaaattctcatctAGTATGTTCCAGTGCTGCTCAAATCAGCATATATGTGCTTGTTCAGAGGCCAGActagaaaaatacattgctgATTGGAAGATAAAACTGGAACAGCTTTTCAGTTGACAGTATCAGTGATTGGAGGGGAGGGGGTAACTGACATCTGAATGAtgttaataattattttttttaattaatagtAGCAATTGTAGTGAGAGTCAAAATTAGGAACAAACATTTTACAAGATAGTtatgtttcttattttaacTCTGTTTTACATTAAATTGAAAAAGGCATTCTCATTTTTGCGTGACGTTGGCATGAAGAAGAGCTTCATAAGTATGTTTGTCACTTTGTAGTTACTAGTGATGGTGTCTGAGTATGTGTTAAAACTAACAAagcctggttttcttgcagtaaGCAATTTAGCACTTGTGAAACcagacaaagcaaaagcagtagAGAATTATCTTATACAGATGGCAAGATTTGGACAGCTAGCTGGAAAGGTGAGTTACGTTTTTCTAATTGTTTCTTGCAGATATTAATTTTCAAACTTAATCcgctcaaaaaaaaaaagaagggggggatGTTTTCAATACTTGTAaattaaataactgaaaaaagcaATTGAGAGCTTCTAAATACTATAATGTAACACCTTTTACAAGAAGGGAGAGTGTGATTCAGTTGTTCAATGCTAAGCATCTCTCAGAATGTGTTTAtatggcttttcttttgcttgcctAGGTATCGGAACAAGGTTTGatagaaatacttgaaaaagtGAGTCAGCAAacggaaaagaaaacaacagtaaaGGTAAACTTTTATCTGctaaatgtaattttcattgGTTATAAAATAGAGCAGAAGAATTGCATGTATTAAGACTATTTCAGTTCAGGGTAGACCTTAACTTTGTCTTTACCACCTCTTTTACCTACACTGATAAATGCTGGGATTAAATCGTAGCAGTCCTTATCAACAATCAAACTTGCAGATACTGACACTGGGATATGGGTGTTCTGTCGTAGACACTACCCTGTGTCCATCCCGTACCATTATGGCCAGGCAGGGATGTGGCAGGGTGGGGTGATGGCGTGAATGTTCTGCTCCCATGTAAAGTATTCATTGTTAAATGCATGGAGCTTGAAAGGCTTGTTGTATGTTGGATTTACTGTGACCCTTCTGTTCTCGTGtcattgtatttcattttagttCAACAGAAGGAAAGTACTGGATTCCGATGAAGAGGATGATTATTAATACTACTGTAAGACCGTCTGCCAAACAAAAGGCCTGGAAAAAGGCAACATGCTGTTATCAGGCAGAATGCAAGATCTGAAAATGTTTAcgcttcttttttttatatatatataaaaaggcCAACAAATGAACTTGTCTTGTAAAGTAAATCTGAGAAGGGGATTTTATAACTTAAAATTTTTGTAGTAGAAGAGGCCTGAGCAGTGTGGGGCTCCCCACTGCTTCATTAGCATGGACATTTTGTTGCCCCTTACTCGGTGTGTAAGCTATGCTTTCAGCAACTGCACACACTTAACTTGCTGCTATTGGAGATACCATAACCTGAGGAGGAGCCAAGTGTAAAGCTGGCAACAGACACTCTGGGAGTTTAAAGACTTACCTCGAGGCTCTGAATCTCGGAACTGTTAGAAACGAGATTTCCTGAGCCCCTGCAGGAAACCGATCCAGAGCAAACTGGCTCTGAAGTCCTTACTGGAAATCTATAAAATAAAGTGAAGGTAACAAAGTAGTGTTTGGATCAGAGGACTTCCTATCAGGCGGTCCGTGTAAAGAAATTGTAACCACCACACAATTCAACTGTTCCCCTATGAAATAATCAAGCTATctcaaaaaaaagcaagttaaatGTGTAACACAGCACTGTTCAGACACTTGGTATCGTATATTCTTAAAACtacctccattttttttaaatggctggaGTGTTTCTTACTTTGAAAAAGACAGTTTTCCTAAACTTTCTGCAACTCCCGCATGCGTAAAATAAAACCACGCTTGTGCTATACGTTTCTTCAAAAATATGGTTATGGAAATAAGTAGGATAAATACTGTAACATGCTGATAAACACTCTACCACGACAACCCCCTTTTCTGATATAATTTAACAGGAACATGTATGATCCCAACTGCAGTGGTTTTTGGAACAGAATAAAATTGTTTAAGTGAGCAGTAGTGGGTGTTTTTCATCTTGTGTGAATGCGgttaaaaagtatttaaacagttatttttgtttcatttggacTAGGCTGGGCATTTTGCTTGTGTGTATTTGTGATTAGGATTCCTTAACTTTAGTAATGTTGTGGGTATATGCTAAATTTCTTGAGACTAATGACCCTTTAACAACGTGACTTTTTAAGCCAAGGTGT
This region includes:
- the PDCD5 gene encoding programmed cell death protein 5 produces the protein MADEELEALRQQRLAELQAKHGDPSGDPSQQEAKQREAEIRNTILAQVLDQAARARLSNLALVKPDKAKAVENYLIQMARFGQLAGKVSEQGLIEILEKVSQQTEKKTTVKFNRRKVLDSDEEDDY